In Eremothecium gossypii ATCC 10895 chromosome III, complete sequence, the genomic window CATTTGCAGCAACAGGTTCAGTCCTATAGTAACACCGCGCGTGGCTTGTAGTAACGTAATTGGAAGAAGCAGAATGAAGTTTAAGCCTACGGCTAGAAATAATCCCCACACAGGTGTATTGGTTTTGAACGTTGTCACCACGATGACTCCAATCACGATTGAAACCACAAATATTGACATGTACCACCACTCAGGTACTTCTTTGTATTTCCTCATCATCCGACAGTGTGGGTCGTGGAATTCGTCTAACACGTGCTTTTCGTTACTGAAGGCTTCACGCAACCCGCTACGCGTTCTCAGTGACCATAGATCTAGGATCCAGGCTTTATACACCCGCATATAAAATGCCCCCTGCTGCAGGATGGAGCTCACCACAAGCGCTGTGTAAACGCACATAAAACAACCATACGCCACCATGTTACCTGCAGTATAATATGGAAATCCGTATTTCTGGAACTTCTGCTCATCGAGTAATCGATCTTCAGTCAGTATTTCCTCTACTTGGTACACTTTTGCTTTGTTATTATATAAGCTTTGCGTGAAAATTGGAAGAAACTGACATTCACTGTAGTTCATATAATAGACGCCGAGAGTGATTAGTGCTGCAAGTAGACCTCCCATATACATAGTCAGCGTTACTCTGAATGGAAGATAAAAACCGCCCACTCCAATGTTAGTCCAGTCCAACGTCGAAAGTGGGTTCAGTCCCACGCCATTAATTCCGCCAGTGACAGTCGCAAGATTGAAGTTATCCGGTTTTATCCAAGTTATCCAGTTAAAAGTACTCAAGGCTTCGAAAAGGTATGTCGGAAACCAATTGTATACGAAAATAATTGCAAAAGTCAAGTAGAACATCTTTTTTCTACCAAACCCCCCCGAGTGCTCGTCGCTCATCATCGCCTTATTCAGCGCTATCGTAGTCATTATGGATGGCCACATAGCAGTCGCTGGATACACCACGTATTTTCTCATGATTCCAGCCAAGCCAAACCCCAAGAACTGGAGTGGAATTGATAGTAGCAATTGATACGCATATGGCATAGGGCTTCTGTAGTGAATGTGCTGCGTTAAAATATTATAGTTCGCGTAGAACGAGCCAGTAGTGATACCGTACAACAGCGTCACAAACATCTGCTCCTTCTCGGTCCACGGACTATCGATGTTGAGTGCAATCCTGCGGCCATAGACGTTGAAGCCCCAGCATGGCATCAAGCGCGCCCACAGGAGTCCACAGGGATACACCAGCATCTGCACCGCAGATATACTGAGAGCGATTGAAGGCTGTCTCTCCGAAAAGAACATGGTCAAGGCACTCCCAACAACCACCCAAAAAGTCGCCAAGAAATAGGCACGGAAAGTCTCTACTGGAATCGTTGGATCATCCACAGGGCTCGCGACCGCCCTCACTTCCACGTACGGCGAGTAGTACTCGAAAATCCCTGCAACAGTTTTAAGTTCGAACACATGCTGCGGATCTTCGGGGTCAAAATCTCTCTTCGAGAAACGAACTAAATCATTCCAATCATCAGTCTTTAAATTGAAGTCCTCATTATGTATCTCAAAGCTCAGATCGATTATTCTCAAGCATTTCTCGATATCCAATTCCGCAAGCTTCGACTCCAGGTATCTTACTGAAGCAGGCACATCGCTGAGATCTCTGGGGTGGTCGTAGCCCATTCGAGAGATGAGGTACACCAATTGCTCGTCTGTGAGAACCTCCGCGGTAACTTGCTCTTCTGCACCAGCATTGTATTTTTCCTTTTCCTTGTCGTGACTAGATAAGCTTGGTGAGCGGCTACCATACGAAGGGGGGTCCCCGACACCTTCAGAGATCTTGCTCATGTCTACTTCCTTCCTAGCAGGCGAGGTTTACGGGTAGTTGTGCGAGACTCAAGCAGTTTATGCTGCTGCATATATACAGATATCCTTATCTATCTATATATCGTTCATCTAAGTATCTCCGTATCCGTCTGTACGTTTGCTGCTGCGTTACTCCCCGCCGCTCGAGACTAGAGTGTCTCGTACAAATCTCGCTACTCGAATGTGGTTTTTGCCCTATTCCCCATCTGTCTCGACTGCTACTGCTCGTGATCCTGCTTATCACAGCTATACGGACAACCGAGGATTCCATTATGGGCACACATTACAGAATACAAGCAACGCACATTCTCCGGCGCGCATTGGATGAACCTTGGCGTTATGTCAGCATGCGGCTGCATCCCAGCCGTGTCTCGAAAAGGAGATGCCAATTACAGAGAGAACTCCGCACAACGTATTTCGGAGGTCAATACGTGGATAACCGAAATCCGCACCTCAGGACATGGTGCGGCCGCGTCTATTCCCTGCATTATTTACCCTCCCATTACTACAAGTTGCATCGGTGGGAATTCCAGCGGTACAAATGTAACATTCGTGAGTTACTTTTCCGCATCAGTAGGAACTCAGTTTTGCAGGACGTATGCCATGCTCTTAGGCGGCAAAACAAGCACCCACAGATCGGAGATACTGCATTTTCTATCGGTAATTGTGATAAAGTAACTCAGGGCAACGCCAACTGTGGAGACGGCGCAAAAGCACGGAGTTGGAGTCGGAATGGGGTTGCCAGTGTCTTGATGGTTTGATTAAGAGACATCACTGCATTTGGGTTTTGCGATCGTGTTGCACTGAGGATCAGGAGGTGTCACTTTTTTGTGGCAGAAGTCAACTCTCAGGTTGAATTTGTTAAATCCCCGAGGTTCAGTCCAGAAACGGGACTCGCGGAGCCGGTGATAAGCTATTAACACGACTATACTTACAGATCTACACCATGCGTGGAGTGCGGGTCCAAGGCGAACAGGAGACACATAATACGCTTCAGTGGGCGAACCTAAAGTCAAGCCTCTTGTTGCCCTTGTCGGTTGTATTCTCGATGTACGACTGCCGATCTTGCTCGGTCATCGCATTCCATACCAGCTCTCTCCTTCTGTTGCGCCACATGTAGTACAGCTTTACGCCGATGAAAATGGGTATATTGGCGAGCATGAGAAAAAACAGGATGGTATTACCTCTGTGATATAGCGGGGCGTCGTCCATCCTGTAAATCTGGTTTCCACAGACAAAGCCGATCACGTTAAAGACCTGGAGAACGGCTGCTGACACAGATCTCGTTTTAATGGAGTGCGAGTTTCTAGAAGCCCACGAAAACATCATCGGAAATATGTAGGGGCAGGCCAACAGCACGACCATTAGCGCGTAGGTTTCCCATCGCGTCTCAAATGCGCCTTTCCACCACCGGAGAAATCCGAGTAACACTAGTTTCCATACGCAGGAAACCAGTGACAGCAACGAACGCTCGTCTACCACCTCGTAGATTTTCAGCATCACCAGGATGGCGACAGTATTCGAAAAGAAGTTGGAAATAGAGAGTAGTTGGACGGTAAATGTGGAAAAGCCAACATCTTTGAGTATGATAAGCATGTAAGGCCCTGCGGCTGCCTCTGGAAAGAAATGCACTAGCGCGAGTAAGTACAAAGGCCACAAGTCGTAATCCAAGAGCGCTTCGATGAATAGCTTGGCCGATACACCAGTTTTGTTGTTCATATCTCCTTTGCTGGGATCATCTCTGAGTAAGCGATTAACAGCTATCAATTCTTGCCTCTCAGTGAACCAGCCCTTTGGATGCAAGAGGCTCTTAGTCTCAACTATTGACGGGACAAAGTAAAAAAATCCGAAAATGCCCATGACGCAGGTAATCACTCCTTCAAATAAGAAAAGCCACTGCCAACCTGAAAGTCCGCATATCCCGCGCATTCGAAATATACCGTAAGACGCCAAAGGCAATACGGAGTTCATTAGCCCTTGCGCAACCCAGAAATAGGACACTCTCATTCCCAGTTCCTTTGCAGTATAAAAACTGGTCAGCCATGTCACCATGATAGCCGCGAAGCCGGCCTCAGCGAGACCCATGAATACCCGTAATATGATGAGCCCGACTTTATTACGCATACCGGCCTGCGCCATTGCAACACAGCCCCATATAATCATTTGACAAGGTACAACTCGTTCTACCCCATATCGTTTTGCTATCAGCTGCACCGGCACAGT contains:
- a CDS encoding ACL204Wp (NOHBY315; No homolog in Saccharomyces cerevisiae), with protein sequence MLLHIYRYPYLSIYRSSKYLRIRLYVCCCVTPRRSRLECLVQISLLECGFCPIPHLSRLLLLVILLITAIRTTEDSIMGTHYRIQATHILRRALDEPWRYVSMRLHPSRVSKRRCQLQRELRTTYFGGQYVDNRNPHLRTWCGRVYSLHYLPSHYYKLHRWEFQRYKCNIRELLFRISRNSVLQDVCHALRRQNKHPQIGDTAFSIGNCDKVTQGNANCGDGAKARSWSRNGVASVLMV
- a CDS encoding ACL203Cp (Non-syntenic homolog of Saccharomyces cerevisiae YIL166C, YOL162W and YOL163W; YOL162W and YOL163W represent one ORF in this genome); translation: MEVRASEEVSSKSEEGCDIVELEHFTGTNPFADPVVAEYYRNLYREANYECRNHFDPELKWSKDEEKRLVRRLDFKVAFIACILFCAMEADRFNYFQGTSDEMLEELNVTTNDYNLGNQLFNVFHLLGTVPVQLIAKRYGVERVVPCQMIIWGCVAMAQAGMRNKVGLIILRVFMGLAEAGFAAIMVTWLTSFYTAKELGMRVSYFWVAQGLMNSVLPLASYGIFRMRGICGLSGWQWLFLFEGVITCVMGIFGFFYFVPSIVETKSLLHPKGWFTERQELIAVNRLLRDDPSKGDMNNKTGVSAKLFIEALLDYDLWPLYLLALVHFFPEAAAGPYMLIILKDVGFSTFTVQLLSISNFFSNTVAILVMLKIYEVVDERSLLSLVSCVWKLVLLGFLRWWKGAFETRWETYALMVVLLACPYIFPMMFSWASRNSHSIKTRSVSAAVLQVFNVIGFVCGNQIYRMDDAPLYHRGNTILFFLMLANIPIFIGVKLYYMWRNRRRELVWNAMTEQDRQSYIENTTDKGNKRLDFRFAH
- a CDS encoding ACL205Cp (Non-syntenic homolog of Saccharomyces cerevisiae YPR194C (OPT2)); amino-acid sequence: MSKISEGVGDPPSYGSRSPSLSSHDKEKEKYNAGAEEQVTAEVLTDEQLVYLISRMGYDHPRDLSDVPASVRYLESKLAELDIEKCLRIIDLSFEIHNEDFNLKTDDWNDLVRFSKRDFDPEDPQHVFELKTVAGIFEYYSPYVEVRAVASPVDDPTIPVETFRAYFLATFWVVVGSALTMFFSERQPSIALSISAVQMLVYPCGLLWARLMPCWGFNVYGRRIALNIDSPWTEKEQMFVTLLYGITTGSFYANYNILTQHIHYRSPMPYAYQLLLSIPLQFLGFGLAGIMRKYVVYPATAMWPSIMTTIALNKAMMSDEHSGGFGRKKMFYLTFAIIFVYNWFPTYLFEALSTFNWITWIKPDNFNLATVTGGINGVGLNPLSTLDWTNIGVGGFYLPFRVTLTMYMGGLLAALITLGVYYMNYSECQFLPIFTQSLYNNKAKVYQVEEILTEDRLLDEQKFQKYGFPYYTAGNMVAYGCFMCVYTALVVSSILQQGAFYMRVYKAWILDLWSLRTRSGLREAFSNEKHVLDEFHDPHCRMMRKYKEVPEWWYMSIFVVSIVIGVIVVTTFKTNTPVWGLFLAVGLNFILLLPITLLQATRGVTIGLNLLLQMISGLALPGNPYALMFIKAFGYNIDGQTDNYLSNMKMAHYAKIPPIPLFRGQLLMVLIQVFVNLGVINWQLHNVENYCDPKQRFKFTCPGVRTYFNASVMWGAIGPRRIFEHVYPIMKWCWLIGACVGLFFGIWKRLSIMYDKIPYPRRFSPVIFIIGMLSFGPPYNLQYSTSGLYVGFISMFYLKRYHLRIWERYNYVIAAAITCGVVFSAILMFFSVQWKDIELNWWGNSISYAGLDYARVPLLNVTETERGYFGPELGHIPK